Within Sorghum bicolor cultivar BTx623 chromosome 2, Sorghum_bicolor_NCBIv3, whole genome shotgun sequence, the genomic segment GCTTCTCCATCTAGCTTCTcaccccctcctctctctcctcttcgctcAATCTCGCTCTCCTCGTCTCTGATGCGGGCAGGGCGATGGCGCGGCACAAGCAGGctacggcgtcggcgtcggccctcctcctccgccgccctcCCTCGGCTGCCTCTCATCTCTGTTTCTCCCTCCCATTCCTCTATCTACCCTTCTCGCACGAGGCGGTAGCAGGCGCGAGGCGGCGGCAGGCGTGACGAGACGGCGGCCCCTGCGGGTAGAGCGCCAGTGCGGTTGGGGCCTGGTGGccacctccctctccctcaTCATTCGCGTGGGATCCTCAATGTCTTATCCCGCCGAGGAACGGGCGCTCCTCTGGTTGCCAAAACCCTAGCTACCTATATGCGTGCTACAAATTGGTTACATGCTTGTTACCTCCTCTGATCTGGTTTCGTTATTGTTTTTCAGGATTGATTTCagcttgttttctttccttCCTCGTCTATGATTGTTCAGGTACAAAGAAAGGGAGTTTCAGCATGTTCAAGACAACATGTGTATAATTCCTGTTATTTCCTATGGCTGATTCCACAGTTTGGTTGAGGTACATTACTGTGATTACAGACAATTTTAGAGATCCATTAATTACTGCGATTACATAGAATTTTAGAGATTCAACTTTACTTAGAAAATACAAATTTATGCAATAGATAGTACAATGGCCTAATTGGAATTATTTTTGCACAAAATGACCAATAGGAGATGGCTGTCCACCTTAATCCGGTTGCCATCAAGTAGCCGGGGGGGGGAATAAAAAAAACTCTACATAATTAGTTGTTAAGAACGTCTAATTCAATACCGAAAATATTCAGTGTAAGTCAAATTAGGCAATGTGCATGTCTCTGTTAGGTAGTTTTTTCAGTTGTTATGGAAGGAAAGTAAAGTTTGGTTATGGCTGCACCGTGTATTATGTGGTTTATTTGATTTTCATGTGTACTTGCACTTACTTGCATTGTCCCATTTTTTCACTATAGATGGTTTATTTGATTTGATCCAAAAATTTAAGCTTGCAAAAGGATCCTGTACAAGCAGACAACCAATACTCCAGCTAAAGATGAAAAACGAGGTGGACTGGAACTTCTGACTCCTAATGATTCTATAGTTGGGTGCCATGTCATGGAATCCTGCTTAACATAACCTAATACATAATTTTTTCATGCTCATAGTTAATTGGATCTGATTATCTGAGACATGACTGTTCTGTCCATATTGTGGATGTTGGCTTCGTCCTGCTATTATGCTCCCATCCTCTGGAGAATCAGGTCACtgtcattttttttgtttctaatTTTGTATTTCTCATGTTAATATGTTATTTATATTTCATTTTCTTCAGCCGGGACCTTATCAGCAACACAACTCTGAATTATAGTCACAATCTGTTGGTGTTGCAGCATGAGGAATGTTTTTTTTGACTTTGTATTTTGATGATTATTATATATTAAGTGGCCACAAAGGTCAAAAAACCTGATGCTCTGCTAATCATGGATGAGGTTGACAGTATGACTGCTGGAGATAGGGGTGGTGTTGCTGATCTTGTTGTTTGCATCGAGATATCCAAAATTCCTATTTTCTGCATTTTAAATGACCTTCATGGTGAGAAATTGAAGAGCATTGTTAATTGCTGCCTGATGCTCAAATTCAACAAACCAAAGAAACAACAGGTGTCCTCCCCATCTGCACATGGAATCTCTTTGTTACTAATTTATGGCGAAGATTTGTCTATCCATGTTTATTTAACAAAGATACATATAGTTGCTACATGATTAACAATAATAAGGATACTTCATAATAGGTAAAAAAATGAATGTCCCAATGGCTGTTGTCCTCATTTTTTCATGCAGTagcttcgtcttcttcttctatcTCGAATATTTTAGATTTATCTGTTTTTCTTCAGATGTATTTGTGTTGCTCTTTATGTTCCTGCTTGGTCAGTCCCCACGTGCTCTCTCCTCCTTTTCATTGTGTTGGTTCTAACAGATGACTTAGGCTGCAAGAATTTGGGTCTCTATTTCTTTCCTCTCTTACTAATATAGTTGATTTGACACAGCAAATAAGCTATTCCCCTTGCCATACAAGATGCTAAATTCCCGGTGCTTCTCTAGTCTGCCATCAATGTGAGGTACCTGCAAACAATATGGGAGCTTCCATCTGTGCTTTGATTGCCCGATGAGCATGTTGTTAGTGCACATTCAATAAGGCCGGTGATTTTGTGCGATTTGGTCTATAGTTTGTTGCTTCATCCATTCCCTCAGTATGCATACTTTGTGTTCTGCAGCTTGCTGCATTGGGCACAATTTGGTCTAGAGGTGTGATTTTCTGTTTACAAGATCCACTAGAATGAGGATGTTGCTTCTCCATAGGTGAGGTTTATATTTAATTGTCATCAACTAAGATCTATAGAATAGAAATTAAAGCAAATTCAATTCAAAAAGGCAACTTTTTTTACAATGTGCCTATTATGCATATTCGCTCCTGCTACATGTTGCAGTGGCACAATATCATTTCTTCTTTGCTATCTGTTCTTTTATGATTTTGTTTCAAGAATATTAGTTTGGTTGTCAAAGTATCAGTTTTTTTCAATTATAACATTTGTTGATGCTCAACTTAGTTATAATCACATAGATCCATCATGTAAACCAAGGGGACTAAAACTCTGTTCTATCAGATCAGTGCGTTATCCTTGTTTTGGCTGAACTACTTAGTTTTTTTTCCTATTCATTGTTTTATgaatatttctaatttttcataTAGGACTCCAAATGATGTCAGATTTTATGTTACTCAATGATTTTTGATCTCTTTGTCCCTTCTCTGCCCCCCTCTTGATTGGTTCATATGCTGTTAACAACTTCATGCTATGTGAACAGATTCGTCCAGTTGGCAGATCACTGATTCATTCGCTGACCCCTACGAATCCAAATGTTTGTGAAGGCATAGAAGAACTAGACCAAGTCCTTCCACCTAACGTAGTAAACTACCAGTATATGTAATTTTTACCTGCACATTGTACCGTATGCATATACCTATACAAATGTACTATACCCATCGTGTACATGTATATCTCCATCACCATGGTCTTATTATGGGCATTAGCAGCATGTGTATAACATAAGTGTGTTTACTCACCTGACCGCGCGATGGCGCGCGGATTTCACTAGTATAGATATACTCCTTGGGTCATTGGAAATAAGACATATTCTAAAAATTGTAGGATAGTTTATGGGGTAACTCAAATAACGCATGTAACCTTAACAATAGAGAGATttttacttatactatattttgAATGTGCTATAGATACTAATGGCAAGTACGGATGTGATTGGGACATTGGGAGAGTTAAATAATTTATAGTAACTCATAATttgaaatagattttgaatgcttggctaaaattagtagccaaaATTTATTGTTTagtcattttataaaatagaaaactttttAGAAAAAAGAGGTCTACAACAGCTTTGCTATTCTAtcaattttatactaaaaagcataggcaagcatctccagcaaagaaaatataataaaatttatgatattttttgtttactgcatggatctacatatgtggagctgaacaaaatttgttttgtaatttttagatttttctatgaattactatgtatttatcAATCGGTttaaataataaaagaaaaataaactaataTGATAAACACTTTGCATCTAAGTCCTTATAATTTCTTTATTCTCAATGTGTGTAATGTATAAAAGAGATTTTACATTGGGAACTTTAGAAAATCTTTTATTCTGTTTTTTCTCTCTGGCACGGTTGGAAGCCAACGATCTATTCGTACGGACGCCGAGCCGATTCGGTTATAGACGGCAGAAAAAATTTGGTGCAGActaaaattttcacaatttagtagtagggatatatatatatatatatatatataatttaccatatatatatatgatttatGTGTATGATGTTTAGCACTGTATGTGGTGggaaaaattaaaatttgaaatatatataaaaaattatttacacaggcggcgtAGTGTGAGCCACCTATGAAAATTAGGTTTTCACAGGGGGCTCACCTAGTCAGCCGCTTGCGTAAAAATACATTTACATAGGCGGCTGACTAGGTGAGCCGGCTGTACTGTGGTCCATTTTGTACTGACATCTAGTACAGGCGGTGGGCTTGGCTGCCTGTGAAGATGCTTTTAACACTGCCTGTAAAAATGTTTTCTGTAGCTGTGTCGATATAATGTTTTaaaaaattaataaaatcttCCTTTATAAAAAAGCATCCATCCACCGAGACATATGTTCACTACACCACAGACCTCCCACATTGCTCTACCCTAATCACAGGTTCCTGTCAACTCCTCTAGCATGATGCCTCCATCTTTAGCCTTGCGTAAACTGCCATCTCCCACCACCCCGCACAGGCGATGTCTATATCGTCTCAGCCACCATCATCGTCATGTTGTGACCACGAACCCAAACCCTCTAATGAAAAAACGACTCCAATAGAACCCAGAAGGAAAAATCTTGGTGGAAAAAAGATTTTCATAAAAATTttggctttttattattagatataGACTACATACTTCAATATTGTGTTGAGTTAAATTCTCCAACCTTAATTAAGTTTATAGGAAAATACACCAATATTTACATGTAAACAAATAGTTTCTTTAGAAAATAAGAGCAGATAATATTTAAAGGAAgagaaaatctttttttttttaaaaaaaaaacatagaggaagagaaactttttgttttttttacaaCTCTTCTACGAGAAGACTCCGTGTATTCCAGCAAACATGTGTTTTCTCAAGGACTTTTGTGTGAAAATTGTGGTCCACTCGTATTCCTGGACGCGAGCGAAACCGAACCGGAGACAGACACGACGAGCTGCCCGATTCCTTCCCCACATCCATCGTCaaaaggagaagagagagagagagaggagcaaACCCTAGCTCCAGCTTGCCTCCTACTCCGCCATCATCCAGATCCGGCCGGTGCGTGCGATGGCGCTGCGCGTTCTGGCCCGTAAGCTGAGGTTCCCTGCCACGTCCGTTCTCCAGCGGGCGTCGACCCCCGTGGTGTCGCCGCCGGCGAGCTCCCGACTTCTCACCTCCCACTCCTCTCAGGTGCGTGTTCTCCGTTTTCTGCTCTGGATTATATTGATCAGCGGAGCAATCTTCTTCTGAGATCATGAGCGCGCGGTTAATATTGCGAGCTGGACTGGATTCGCCTCCAGCTGCAGGACCGTACCTGATGTTTGTCCCAGTATGGCTTAGGATTTCACTCGCATGGTGCAAGGATTTTTGTTTCCTctagttgattgaattgaattCTAAAGCAGATCACTGTAGCCCGCTATTCTGATCGAataagttttttcttttttcatcgAAGTGTGAGAGCTGAATAAGCTAAGGAGGAAACGATCGATCATGTAGAAAGGGAAAAATTGGGATTAGTCTCTTTATGCATTAAACTGTTGACAGATGAATCAGGTGTCACCTTGCTTTGTCGTCGAAAATTTTAACCGGAACTTCTCATGTCGGTTTGTGTATGAGAGTAATATAATATGGAAGATGAACTATCTATTCTCTTCTTCTATCATTTACCTGGTACTACAGAACTGTCATGTTTTAGTAAATCGTTTAGAAGTACGTGATGTGTACAATCTTGGTTATTTTCATCTTGACCCTTTTCTGTAAGTAATCAATAAGACTTTTAGGAAACAGTGTCTCTTGTGCCATATTTCTTACTCAACTTTTAATCTAAAAGGACATGTCTTTTTAGTTAGGAATTATTTGGCCATACTTAGACTAAGCTGGAGTCCCTGCCTTATGCATTTGTAGTTCAGCTTCAGTAGCCATTCTATTTGTCTGTTTTCGATCACCATATGCCAAAATAGCTTAAGGGCATATAGATAAATGTGTTTTCTCAAACATAAGCCATAACCCTTCAAGCACCTTCTGGGCTGCTGCTGCCCACTGCTTGTTGCACACCTGTACCACCTCTCTTCTGAGCCTTTACCCCGATTGTGTCCATCGGATGATTGCTATGTTGAAATTACTCCAGATTAATATATTGACTGGGTTTCGAATCTCTGCTAGCAATATGAATCTAAGTAAATGGGGACACAAGCTGAACTTGATGTATGTGACGTGGGCATGAGTGAGAAGCTCACTGTAAGTTGGACCAAACTCTCAGTATATGTGTGTATTGTCTACTGCTAAGCTTGGCCAAGTTGCTCTCCTACCAAAAGGCACACTACATCTGCCTCCGGTCCATCCAACATCAGGAACTTATTTGGTCCTTGTGGGACTGCTGTTTCTTTTCCAAATAATGCGCATTATGGCAGAATTTTATCTATTATATGTAAGAGAGTATGTAGGAGATATACAAGGCCCAACTTGGCAAATTACAAAATTCTGAAACAATTGGGCAGTTCCTTCAATGTAGATATTAGGATGGGTGTGAGTAAAGCTATGTGCTCCCTAATCTAGAATATATCagcaaccttttttttttgtttgttgcaCCATGTACTCAAGATGACTTTGAACTGTTTGGTTCTGCACATGGCTTTCCTAAACTGTTTGCCTAATTCTCTAATCTGCTAGTGGTGTCACCTAGTCTGTCAAATTTGCAATAGAGCGCCTGGTTGTCGTTTTTAAGGACTTACTTTTTAGTCTGTTCCCAGCTTTTCATGACTTTCTAAATTTAGTTTTCTGAGATACCCAAGGTTTATGCTACTTGGATGCTAGCACTAATCaacttctttatttttttttcttgaagcaATTATCATGCATGGTCGATCACTCTTGCAGTCTACCTTGAACTGAGTTTCCAATGTTAACATGTGCCTCAGTTTGGTTTAAGTTTCCTTCTGAtcgttttaaataattgaaaattGCAGAGTGGAGGAGCCAAGAGAGCAGTGAATGAGACCAGGAATGCTCGACCAAGGTGGAGGAATTACAAGAAACTGGAGAAGCGTTTTTTGTAAGTGAAACTTTAAATTGCTCCCATTTGATTTCACCAAATGGTATGATCCTAGTATGTAACCTTTCCTGTGTTATTTTTGTATAAGGCGCGATATGGAGAAGGACATGAAGAATTTCAAGGAGCTTTCATTAGCTATGGACAACTTGCCAAGGAATGTTGTACTCACTTCCTCTGTTGGTCTTGCGGTTTTGACAACCGGCTGGGCGTATGCCATTGGTGTTTTCGATTGGAACAGAATGGGGGACAGTGAACCTTCGGATCAACAAGGTGTTGTGTAGACGCACCCCATGAATAATCTATGAGACTTTTATATTTATGTAAGAGAAATGAAATGGTGCGGACAAGGAGAAGACTGTATGCTTGttaagtaaggccttgtttagatccaaaattttttctgtttttgacactagcaatttcgtttttatttgacaaaccttgtccaatcatggagtaactagactcaaaaatttAATTGGATGTTTGACTGTTTGGTTTGTGGAATGAAGCTATCTATCACAATTTCACTACttagttttttttgtttggtttgtggaatagaataaggccttgttcagttcacaaAAAGcatggtttttggctactgtagcactttcgtttttatttgacaaacattgtctaatcacggagcaattagtttttatttttatctatatttaatgctccatgtatgcgaccaaagattcgatgtgacggaaaaccttgaaaatttttgtgaactaagcccttgtttagatgcgaaaagattttggatttcgctactgtagcacttcagtttgtttgtggcaaatattgtccaactatggactaattaggatcaaaagatttgtctcgcgatttacagttaaactgtgcaattagtttttatttttgtctatatttaatgcttaatgcatatgccaaaagatttgatgtgatgggaaatcttgtggttttcaggtgaactaaggccttgtttagttcgcaaaaattttcaagattccccgtcacatcgaatctttggtctcatgcatggagtattaaatatagacaaaaataaaaactaactgcacagtttacctgtaatttgtgagatgaatcttttgagcctagttactccgtgattggacaatggccttgtttagttcggaaaactttttggttttcggaactgtagcactttcgtttttatttgatgaacattgtccaattacgaagtaactaggcttaaaagattcatttcgcgatttacaggtaaactgtgcaactagtttttattttcgtctatatttagtgcttcatgcatgtgtcacaagattcgatgtgacgaggaatcttgaaaaaattttagattttggggtgaactaaacaaggccaatgtttgtcaaataaaaacgaaatgctaccgtagccaaaaacaaaaatttttgcgaactaaacaaggcctaaacaagacctaagttgaTCTGTCGCCACCTTGTTACTCCCAAGCTGAAATGTGGTTATTATACTAAATTTGAGCAATTGAATAAATTTGAGCAATTGACTCCTGATGCATCACTCGGTCACTCCATCTAAAATGGGTTGACGTCCGAAACCAAACACTCCAAAAGAGCATCTCTAGTAGTTTCCACTAAATTGTTTGGTAAATAAATGAGTTTTTCAACTAAAAATAGGAGGATTGTTGACTTTCTCCAACGTTTACaatattttgctaaaaaaaaaagacttgGCCCACTCGACACTCATGCTCACTGCTTCCTCCTAACTGCTTCCTCCCTAACTTCCAGAACTCACTGCTTCCTTCCCCACTTCCAGAACTTGAGTGACTCTAAAATACTATTCTTCACTTGGCCCCCAACACAATCTATCATGGTATTGGTAATCACTTCAGTTAGCTCTTTAGCCATCTTCTTAACCTTGTCCTCGTCCACATCATTAGCCATGTTTTTGAGTTCTTCGGCTAACTTGATAAACTTTTTCGACGCTACCTCCGCCACATGTGGTGCTACCACCTCCATAACTAGGTAGCAGCCTAAAATTATACCTACTAGGAGCCAACCGAAGAAGTAAAGTGGTAGCAGCCTGACTTGATTCTTCAACTTCTCACTCTCGAGCTCCATCTCACGCCTATGATTAACATAAACAACAATCAAACCAGAATGTTTGAGTTAAATAAGATGCTTCATTTCATATTAGACGTCTCATACATACTAAGTCATAATAAGCACAGCAAGATTCTTAACAAAAGACACACCAAGATTATGCTAAACAACATGCATACTAGGACATTTATTAGTTAATTGGTTGAGCACCATTAGTTTCAGTGGCACATCACTTTACAAGGTCGCACAAGGTCTTAGGTATGTTAACTGAGATTTACTAGGGTCATGAGCTAGCTTTAGTATACGTACACAACATCAAGCTAAAAGAATCAACTTAGGCAAGCAAGATTGTGGACTACAACACAACAATTACTTGTTTTAACCATAACTACAAGCATCCAACAAACATGGTCCTTagctttttggaaagcttattaaGCTTTATACAACTTTCTTACTATTATCACTCAGAGTTGATTCAATAACTAACAAGGTCAAACATTACCAAGAAGCATTTTTGTCTAGACTTAGACAAAATCTGACATTAAGCTTTAGATATTTGCAACTGGAGTTCTAGTTTACCAAAAGTTGTGTTCTttaacattttggaaagctttttAGTTACTCAAACAACCACACGCAAGAAAATCATCACATAGACAAACTATCCATTACTTATTTTATTAACAAGAGAGCATAAAACATATGCCATTCAAGAGCTCAACCATTACTAGCATAACTCAACAACATTTCATAAGAATCATCACAAGAATTACATACATGTTCATTTATTAGCAAAACTTTCTTACGTTTTATAGATTAAAGAGATATTTAATAAAGGGGCGGTATGGCAAACATTTAGTTTGGACCTGAGATTTTTATGGTTGGAAGAGGTTGTCAAAGCATGACTACTGTAGAAACATTACATGCTCAGGTTTAATAGATTAATTATTTCAATAAGAACAAGTTTTTATTGCAATAAAACATGTGAGAGTAAGTTAAATCTAAAGATCCACATTTTCTGTATATCCATGCACTTATAACTGAATAAACAGTAAACGTAATAGAGATGACGTGCTGATGAGTTTACCTGACCAAAAGACTGAACTTCACATGGAGGTAGACACAGGTTTCAATACGACGGACATGGAACTGAAGCTTGGCCAATTTTGCCATGATTTTGCTTTGATTCTGCAGTCTTGGCTTCAAGGACTCGTCATCACCGCCAGACTTCTGGCCACCAGATTTCTCATTGCCACCGGCTGTGGAAGAGTAGCCACGCCGACCGGTTATACCCAACACGGTGGGGATGGTGCAGAACCGAGAGCCGTTGGGCGCGGCACCAGCGACGGCGGCCGCCTCCTTGGCGCCGACCCGGGCGCGGTTCTCGGTCTTGGGGCCCTCAAGGCCGTTGGACCCAGCAGCAGGGAGGAGCAGCGCGACGAAGAGTCGTGGGTGCGTCGGCACTAGAAGCACGCGCGAGGCGGAGAGgattgcggcggcggcggctgctgccaTAGGGCACTCAAGCGGCGGCCCCAGGAACGCAGCGCCGCGTGGTCCTAGCGCGGCGTCCTCGACACAGAGCATCGCACCGCCGTAGTCGCCGTTCGTGCCGTAGGCAGAGTCGACCACCAGGAACGCGGAGTCACCTCCTCCCATGGCGAAGGCAAATCCACTGCCTTGGGCACCGGTGGTGATGGGGACGGCGAGGGCCAGGCACGAACGATTGGGCGCGGCGCCGCCAGCGACGGTGTCCGCCTCCCTGGCGCGGACCCAGACGTGATCGTCGGACCCGGAAGGGAGGGAGATAGGGCGCTCGAGCGGCGGCGCCAAGAACGCAGCGCCGCATGGCCCTAGTGCGGCGTCCTCGACGCACAACATCGCCCCGCAGTAGTGGGCAGAGTCGACGCCGACGACCACCAGGTGCGTGTAGTCACCTCCTCCCTCGGCAGCACCGCCGGGCTCCTGAGCGTCGCGATGGCCCACGGAGAAGGGAAATCCACCGCCTTTGGCTCCGGTGGTGGTGATGAGGATAGCGAGGGCGAGCCGCGAACGGTTGGGCGCGACGCTGCCAGCGACGGTGTCCGCCTCCCCGGCGCGGACCCGGGCGTGGTCGTCGGACCCGTCAGGGAGGAGCGGGGCGAAGACGAACCTTTGGAGCACAGGCGCCAGCAAGCGCGGGGCTCCGGGGAGGATGGCGGCGGCGATAGGACGCTCGAGCGGCGGCGCCAAGAAGGTAGCGGCACGCGGCGAGAGGGTGGCTGCGCGGCGAGACTGCTTGCCGGCGGCGCGAGACAGTAGCTGAAGCGGGGTGGGGGTTCGCGACGAGCCAGTGGGGTTTTGGGGGGTtatggaggaggcggcggcggtggtaggGCGCTGGAGCGGCGGCGCCAAGAAGGTAGCGGCCG encodes:
- the LOC110432331 gene encoding uncharacterized protein LOC110432331 — its product is MALRVLARKLRFPATSVLQRASTPVVSPPASSRLLTSHSSQSGGAKRAVNETRNARPRWRNYKKLEKRFLRDMEKDMKNFKELSLAMDNLPRNVVLTSSVGLAVLTTGWAYAIGVFDWNRMGDSEPSDQQGVV